One stretch of Pedobacter riviphilus DNA includes these proteins:
- a CDS encoding M28 family metallopeptidase, with protein sequence MKKILLLSSCALLFFSSCKQGTKSTDISVDSLAVKAINDSSLTQYLSVIAADSLEGRKPFTNGETKTINYLKTQFEKLGLQPGNGDSFFQEVPMVEIKSVPEDKMVLKGKTASLTLNYLTDFVAGTRRVQDEVSMSNSPLVFAGYGIVAPEYGWNDYANLDVKGKTVVVLINDPGFADSTLFKGKNMTYYGRWTYKFEEAARQGATGIIIVHDTEPAAYPWTVVRSGWSKSKLTLQSEDNGMSRAVVEGWITLDKAKQLFALDGKSFDQLALSARKKGFKAVDLNITTSLKVKNTIKKSVTYNVLAKIPGDKRKDEAIIYSAHWDHLGVGEKIQGDSIYNGAVDNATGLAALFEIASAFKKLPKVSGRTILFISYTAEEQGLLGSEYYAKHPVFPLAKTVANINMDMMGIAGKTKDIVVYGFGQSELEDYAAAAAKKQGRVIVPDPVPSSGLYYRSDHFNLAKVGVPSLFTGSG encoded by the coding sequence ATGAAAAAAATCCTTCTACTTTCCAGTTGTGCGCTCCTTTTTTTTAGTTCCTGCAAGCAAGGCACAAAAAGCACTGATATTAGTGTCGATTCTTTAGCCGTAAAAGCCATTAATGATTCGAGTTTAACCCAATATTTATCTGTAATTGCAGCTGATAGTTTAGAAGGGCGAAAACCGTTTACCAATGGAGAAACGAAAACTATTAATTATTTAAAAACGCAGTTCGAAAAACTGGGCCTGCAACCTGGTAATGGAGATAGTTTCTTTCAGGAGGTACCCATGGTAGAGATTAAATCTGTGCCGGAAGATAAAATGGTGCTCAAAGGAAAAACAGCATCGTTAACCTTAAATTATTTAACCGATTTTGTGGCCGGTACCCGCCGTGTGCAAGATGAGGTAAGTATGAGTAACTCACCGCTGGTTTTTGCTGGCTATGGCATTGTTGCGCCCGAGTATGGCTGGAACGATTATGCAAACCTAGATGTAAAGGGAAAAACAGTGGTGGTGTTGATTAATGATCCAGGCTTTGCCGATTCGACCTTGTTTAAAGGTAAAAATATGACTTACTATGGCCGATGGACCTATAAGTTTGAAGAAGCGGCAAGACAAGGAGCTACTGGGATTATTATTGTTCATGATACAGAGCCAGCAGCTTATCCCTGGACAGTTGTGCGTAGTGGCTGGTCGAAATCTAAACTTACGCTGCAAAGCGAAGACAATGGAATGAGCAGGGCTGTAGTAGAGGGATGGATTACTTTAGATAAGGCGAAACAGCTATTTGCACTGGATGGTAAATCATTTGATCAATTGGCTTTAAGTGCCCGTAAAAAAGGTTTTAAAGCTGTTGATTTAAATATTACTACCTCACTAAAGGTTAAAAATACGATCAAAAAATCGGTTACTTATAATGTTCTGGCTAAAATACCAGGCGATAAGCGTAAAGATGAAGCTATTATTTATTCGGCACACTGGGATCATTTAGGTGTAGGAGAGAAAATACAAGGCGACTCTATTTATAATGGTGCGGTTGATAATGCAACAGGTTTAGCCGCTTTATTCGAAATTGCTTCGGCCTTTAAAAAGTTGCCTAAAGTATCTGGGCGTACCATTTTGTTTATTTCTTATACAGCAGAAGAGCAAGGCCTTTTAGGATCTGAGTATTACGCCAAACATCCTGTTTTTCCATTAGCCAAAACTGTTGCCAATATCAATATGGATATGATGGGCATTGCAGGTAAAACGAAAGATATTGTCGTGTATGGCTTTGGCCAGTCAGAACTGGAAGATTATGCTGCTGCTGCGGCTAAAAAGCAGGGGCGGGTAATCGTTCCGGATCCTGTTCCATCATCGGGATTGTATTACCGTTCAGATCATTTTAATTTGGCCAAAGTTGGTGTGCCTTCATTGTTTACAGGTTCAGGGTAG
- a CDS encoding S8 family peptidase, producing the protein MYDATDLDLLGKTVAGATIGKTPTTHATIMATLALGNGNSFIRGLGAAPKAKLAYSDFTNLMPDLITDLNKLQIKVQNHSYGTDIDNDYGMEAAAYDKQIFETDTLIHVFSAGNKGTTTPSVGFYQGMTARANLTGNFKQAKNLLVIGGINRENISENLSSKGPAYDGRVKPELVALGEDGTSGAAAITSGSIAMLEQFYQQKYKKAAPASLIRATVINSADDLGTPQVDFVYGYGKLNVAQSLKTLDENRALLYEVARNQDLLIPLAIPANVAEVKLTITWNDPPAVVNAAQSLVNGLDLSLENPAGNLTLPWVLSSFPHLDSLSKPAVRKADIINNVQQITLDNPTTGAYNIHVKGNRITQGNNQPFALAYRYIFKNTFSFISPEKNEYFFANEDNYIRWENTYTSKTGNLSVSYDEGVTWKTIAAGVDLSKGFYHWNAPDLFAKAMIKMEVEGNIILSQSFVISSPRVLNVGYACKDGIALNWNPQPGAKDYTLYNVVDNILSPVLTLTDTIIKLDANKVNSKYFAVAANGIGFTGLKSYTIDYTQQGIACYVRNLFASLTDDNRVRIDLSVGTTLDLKNIIWEKQTGPNTFSVLQQTKPISNQLDYTIFDEKPKAGIQFYRVTFETANGQVQSDLVSVVYLKDNEFSFFPNPVADYLTILSGSFEDYSLSIFNILGQKVFEEKATSSNRFLLNALSTGVYVGVINKNGQQLKKFKLIKK; encoded by the coding sequence ATGTACGATGCTACGGACCTTGATTTATTGGGAAAAACCGTTGCAGGGGCCACTATTGGTAAAACACCAACTACTCATGCTACCATTATGGCAACCTTAGCATTAGGAAACGGTAATTCCTTTATCCGGGGTTTGGGGGCAGCACCAAAGGCCAAACTTGCCTATTCTGATTTCACTAATCTGATGCCTGACCTAATAACCGATTTAAACAAACTTCAGATTAAAGTTCAAAATCATTCTTATGGTACTGATATCGATAACGATTACGGAATGGAGGCAGCGGCCTATGATAAACAGATCTTCGAAACCGATACTTTGATCCATGTTTTTTCTGCCGGAAATAAAGGAACAACTACACCTTCTGTTGGATTTTATCAAGGTATGACTGCTCGTGCCAATTTAACGGGAAATTTTAAGCAGGCGAAAAATTTATTAGTGATAGGAGGTATCAACAGAGAAAATATTTCCGAAAATCTAAGCAGTAAAGGCCCTGCCTATGATGGTCGTGTAAAACCTGAACTTGTTGCTTTAGGTGAAGACGGAACATCAGGCGCTGCAGCAATTACTAGTGGATCGATTGCTATGTTAGAACAATTTTATCAGCAGAAATATAAAAAAGCGGCTCCCGCGTCACTAATCAGAGCGACAGTAATTAATTCTGCCGATGATTTAGGTACACCACAGGTTGATTTTGTGTATGGTTATGGAAAGCTCAATGTAGCACAATCGTTAAAAACTTTAGACGAAAATAGGGCGTTATTGTACGAAGTGGCCAGAAATCAGGATTTGCTTATTCCCTTGGCCATTCCGGCTAATGTAGCTGAAGTAAAACTGACCATTACCTGGAACGATCCACCAGCAGTTGTAAATGCAGCGCAAAGTTTGGTTAATGGATTGGATTTAAGCCTCGAAAATCCTGCAGGAAATTTAACGCTACCCTGGGTGTTAAGTAGTTTTCCTCATTTAGATTCCCTCTCAAAACCGGCAGTTCGTAAGGCAGATATTATCAATAACGTTCAGCAGATTACGCTCGATAATCCCACTACAGGTGCTTATAATATTCATGTTAAGGGTAACAGAATTACACAGGGCAATAACCAACCTTTTGCATTGGCTTATCGTTACATATTCAAAAACACTTTTTCCTTTATTAGTCCTGAAAAAAACGAATACTTCTTTGCCAATGAAGATAACTACATCCGGTGGGAGAATACTTATACAAGCAAAACAGGAAACCTATCAGTGAGTTATGATGAAGGCGTCACATGGAAAACAATTGCTGCTGGTGTCGATTTAAGTAAAGGTTTTTACCATTGGAATGCTCCTGATTTGTTTGCTAAAGCAATGATAAAAATGGAAGTGGAAGGCAATATAATATTGAGCCAATCTTTTGTTATTTCGAGTCCAAGGGTGTTAAACGTTGGCTATGCATGCAAAGATGGAATTGCGCTCAACTGGAATCCACAACCTGGGGCAAAAGATTACACGTTATATAATGTAGTAGATAATATCCTCTCTCCAGTGCTAACCCTTACTGATACCATAATTAAGCTTGACGCAAACAAGGTTAATAGTAAATATTTTGCGGTGGCAGCTAACGGGATAGGTTTTACAGGTTTAAAAAGTTATACCATCGATTATACGCAGCAGGGAATTGCCTGTTATGTAAGAAACTTGTTTGCATCTTTGACTGATGATAACCGGGTAAGAATTGATCTAAGTGTCGGCACTACTTTGGATTTAAAGAATATCATTTGGGAAAAACAGACAGGACCAAATACTTTTAGTGTTTTACAGCAGACCAAGCCAATTTCAAATCAACTCGATTATACGATTTTTGATGAAAAGCCAAAAGCCGGAATCCAGTTTTACCGCGTTACTTTCGAAACTGCCAACGGCCAGGTGCAGAGCGATCTGGTATCAGTAGTGTACCTGAAAGACAATGAATTTTCTTTCTTTCCTAATCCGGTAGCCGATTATTTAACCATTTTGAGCGGATCGTTCGAAGATTATAGCCTATCTATCTTTAACATCTTAGGACAGAAGGTTTTTGAGGAAAAGGCTACAAGTTCGAACCGTTTTTTGCTCAACGCTTTATCAACAGGTGTTTATGTTGGTGTGATCAATAAAAACGGGCAGCAGTTAAAGAAATTTAAGCTGATTAAGAAATAA
- a CDS encoding M57 family metalloprotease: MKTNKFLSIAAACFLITNLYSCKSNNTENAVESKTDISADKLSQIKSLGFSTNNIRKIDEGYLVEGDILLTENNLTETSTSANLNIAETEQYRTTNLVKSLPRVITVSVTNLPQVYSDAVNTMISRYNSLGLRITFQRASAGTTGNINVVGFNEGPSGGFITLGSAGFPTSSGNPYNQIRMNTNAAAYGTNPNLLYLASVIQHEVGHCIGFRHTDYMDRAFSCGASGAGNEGASNVGAVRIPGTPSTPDAGSFMLACSNGGNRTFNANDVIAVNYLYK, from the coding sequence ATGAAAACAAACAAATTTTTATCGATTGCAGCCGCATGCTTTTTAATCACCAACCTATACTCGTGTAAGAGTAATAATACAGAAAATGCAGTTGAAAGCAAAACTGATATTTCAGCCGACAAGTTATCACAGATCAAATCTTTAGGCTTCAGTACTAATAACATCCGTAAAATAGATGAAGGATATTTGGTAGAGGGTGATATTCTTTTAACTGAGAATAACCTAACTGAAACTTCTACTAGTGCAAATTTAAACATTGCCGAAACCGAACAGTACCGAACCACAAACCTGGTTAAATCATTACCACGTGTAATTACCGTTTCGGTAACTAACCTTCCTCAGGTATATAGTGATGCCGTAAACACCATGATTTCGAGATACAACTCATTAGGCTTACGCATTACTTTCCAAAGGGCAAGCGCAGGTACAACCGGAAACATTAATGTTGTAGGTTTTAACGAAGGTCCGAGCGGTGGTTTTATTACCTTAGGTTCTGCAGGTTTCCCTACCTCATCCGGAAATCCATACAACCAGATCAGAATGAATACCAATGCAGCTGCTTATGGCACCAACCCCAATTTACTTTACCTTGCTTCTGTGATCCAACATGAAGTTGGTCACTGCATCGGTTTCCGCCATACCGATTACATGGACCGCGCCTTTAGCTGTGGCGCAAGTGGTGCGGGTAACGAAGGTGCATCAAATGTTGGGGCAGTTAGAATACCAGGAACTCCTTCAACTCCTGATGCTGGCTCATTTATGTTAGCTTGTTCTAATGGTGGTAACCGTACCTTCAATGCAAATGATGTAATTGCCGTAAATTACCTTTACAAATAA
- a CDS encoding S9 family peptidase, with protein MNKLYKLLLCAQFLSLTVVAQNKTFTITENIQQQPKANYQLASRFSPNKLKKMVYSTAVDPHWLKLSNRFWYTFESPKGKFWYLVDPASKSKKIMFDNAKLAADITLIVRDPFDAEHLPLENLKFAADEKSISFEIKSTVDELKKDRKDKKAADSMQKKIFSFKYELASAKLTEVPNFSKPKPKPSWGSVAPDSSAIIFSRNYNLFWMDKENYKKAVKNEDDSTIVEHQLTKDGVKFYSYGSDGDGENNVENEKNNKKRRGAYVLWSPNSKYFVLDRTDSRKVKDLWVINSVTPGRPTLETYKYQMPGEAEAPQDEVLLFDFAAKSYKKLNVSAFKDQSVSVWSKPSLNKDRDNEFRPSIWLGNDSRFYFSRTSRDLKRIDIGTVDIATGKVTPLIDERFNTYVEVNRPGLVNDGKELIHWSERDGWAHFYLFDENGKLKNQITKGAFHCENIVNIDEKKRILYFTANGREGKEDPYYLHLYSINFDGSNMKLLNAGDFDHVANMNDNNTFFVDNYSRVNTAPKATLYDGAGKKVMDLETTDLSLLMAAGYKFPEPFKVKADDGITDLYGVMYKPFDFDPNKKYPIIEYVYPGPQTEAVNKAFSKSMDRTERLAQFGYIVITVGNRGGNPSRSKWYHTYGYGNLRDYGLADKKTAIEQLAAKYSYIDESKVGITGHSGGGFMSTAAMLVYPDFFKAAVSNAGNHDNSIYNRWWSEKHHGVKETISLKGDTSFKYSIDKNPDLAKNLKGHLLLMHGDVDNNVHPANSIRVANALMKAGKRFDFLIIPGQRHGFGDMTEYAFWKLADHFNKYLIGDFSEPSDVDLVEMDRDIEQNGK; from the coding sequence ATGAATAAACTTTATAAACTCCTGTTGTGTGCGCAGTTTTTATCTTTAACTGTTGTTGCACAAAATAAAACATTTACCATTACCGAAAATATTCAACAACAACCTAAAGCAAATTATCAGCTTGCTTCGCGTTTTTCGCCAAATAAACTAAAAAAAATGGTTTACTCTACTGCTGTAGACCCACATTGGCTAAAATTGAGCAACCGTTTCTGGTACACTTTTGAAAGTCCAAAAGGAAAATTTTGGTACCTGGTAGATCCTGCATCAAAAAGCAAAAAAATAATGTTTGATAATGCTAAACTAGCGGCTGATATTACCCTGATTGTTCGCGATCCATTTGATGCAGAACATTTACCGCTCGAAAACTTAAAATTTGCTGCCGACGAAAAAAGCATTTCTTTCGAAATAAAAAGCACTGTTGATGAGCTAAAAAAAGATAGAAAAGATAAAAAAGCGGCTGATTCCATGCAGAAAAAAATATTTTCTTTCAAATACGAACTGGCAAGTGCTAAATTAACTGAAGTGCCAAATTTCAGTAAACCAAAACCAAAACCATCATGGGGATCGGTAGCACCCGATTCTTCAGCCATTATCTTCTCCCGTAATTACAACTTGTTTTGGATGGATAAAGAGAACTACAAAAAAGCAGTTAAAAATGAAGATGATAGTACCATTGTAGAGCATCAGCTTACTAAAGACGGGGTTAAATTCTATTCTTATGGAAGTGATGGCGATGGTGAGAATAACGTAGAGAACGAAAAAAACAATAAAAAACGCCGCGGTGCTTATGTGCTTTGGTCGCCGAATTCGAAATATTTTGTGTTGGATAGGACTGATTCGCGTAAGGTTAAAGATCTTTGGGTAATTAATAGTGTTACACCTGGTCGGCCAACTTTAGAAACCTATAAATACCAGATGCCAGGAGAGGCCGAAGCCCCTCAGGATGAAGTTTTGTTATTCGATTTTGCTGCAAAATCTTATAAAAAACTCAATGTTTCGGCTTTTAAAGATCAAAGTGTTTCGGTTTGGAGCAAACCATCGTTAAATAAAGACCGTGATAACGAATTTCGGCCATCTATTTGGTTGGGGAACGATAGCAGGTTCTATTTTTCACGCACCAGTCGCGATTTAAAACGTATAGACATCGGGACCGTTGATATTGCCACCGGGAAAGTAACACCTTTAATCGACGAACGTTTTAATACCTATGTTGAAGTTAACCGCCCAGGCTTGGTAAATGATGGTAAAGAGCTAATTCATTGGAGTGAGCGCGATGGTTGGGCACATTTTTATCTTTTTGACGAAAATGGGAAGCTGAAAAACCAGATTACAAAAGGTGCTTTCCACTGTGAAAATATCGTAAATATCGACGAGAAAAAACGTATCCTTTATTTCACGGCAAATGGTAGGGAAGGTAAAGAAGATCCTTATTACTTACATTTATATAGCATCAATTTTGATGGCTCGAACATGAAATTATTAAATGCGGGTGATTTTGACCATGTGGCGAATATGAATGATAACAATACTTTCTTTGTAGATAATTATTCGAGAGTAAATACTGCGCCAAAAGCTACACTTTATGATGGAGCAGGCAAAAAAGTAATGGATCTTGAAACTACAGATCTTTCATTGCTTATGGCGGCGGGTTACAAATTCCCAGAGCCTTTCAAAGTAAAAGCAGATGATGGAATAACTGATCTGTATGGCGTAATGTATAAACCTTTCGATTTCGATCCCAATAAAAAATATCCGATTATCGAATATGTTTACCCGGGGCCACAAACCGAAGCTGTAAACAAAGCTTTCAGCAAAAGTATGGACCGTACCGAAAGGTTAGCTCAATTTGGTTATATTGTAATTACAGTGGGAAACCGTGGTGGAAATCCTTCGCGGTCTAAATGGTACCATACTTACGGTTATGGTAATCTGCGGGATTACGGTTTAGCAGATAAGAAAACGGCTATTGAGCAATTGGCTGCAAAGTATTCATACATAGACGAATCTAAAGTGGGCATTACAGGCCATTCTGGAGGTGGATTTATGTCGACAGCTGCTATGTTGGTTTATCCGGATTTCTTTAAAGCTGCTGTTTCGAATGCAGGAAACCACGATAATAGTATTTACAACCGCTGGTGGAGCGAAAAACACCATGGCGTAAAAGAAACCATTTCGTTAAAAGGGGATACCTCATTTAAATACAGCATTGATAAAAATCCTGATCTGGCTAAAAATCTGAAGGGTCATTTGTTATTGATGCATGGCGATGTAGACAACAATGTACACCCGGCAAACTCAATCCGCGTAGCCAATGCACTAATGAAAGCAGGTAAACGTTTCGATTTCTTGATTATTCCTGGTCAGCGCCATGGTTTTGGAGATATGACAGAGTATGCTTTCTGGAAACTGGCTGATCATTTTAACAAATATTTAATCGGCGATTTTTCTGAACCAAGTGATGTTGATCTGGTAGAAATGGATAGAGATATCGAACAGAACGGAAAATAG
- a CDS encoding polysaccharide deacetylase family protein — translation MKYSFLTLITAGVILFASCQSKSQTENSTTKDSSAQRTKTAASSGTPVDVSKIKVADAKTILARKQVPILCYHQVRNWKPTDGKVGKDYIVEIQNFKDQMKMLADSGYHTILPDQLYAYLNTGAALPSKPIMLTFDDTDMDQFTVVRPTLDKLGYKAVYFIMTVSIGRKGKFVDYMTKEQIKQLSDEGNIIGSHTYDHKNFKKYAGKDWEEQLDKPTKKLEEITGKKMTEFAYPFGLWNAEGIPELKKRGFRMAYQLSTKRDEKDPLFTIRRIIASGYWSPKTLSNSIKNSF, via the coding sequence ATGAAATACAGCTTTTTAACACTAATAACAGCCGGAGTAATCTTATTTGCCAGCTGCCAATCTAAATCTCAGACAGAAAATTCTACCACTAAAGATTCTTCTGCGCAGCGCACCAAAACTGCTGCAAGCTCCGGAACACCAGTTGATGTTTCGAAAATAAAAGTGGCTGATGCCAAAACCATCTTAGCCAGAAAACAAGTTCCAATTTTATGTTACCACCAGGTAAGAAACTGGAAACCAACTGATGGCAAAGTAGGTAAAGATTATATTGTAGAAATCCAGAATTTTAAAGATCAGATGAAAATGCTTGCCGATAGCGGTTATCATACCATTTTACCAGATCAACTTTACGCTTATCTAAATACTGGTGCTGCCCTGCCGAGTAAACCGATTATGTTAACTTTTGATGATACCGATATGGACCAGTTCACCGTTGTACGCCCAACTTTAGATAAATTGGGTTATAAAGCTGTTTATTTTATTATGACGGTTTCGATTGGTAGAAAAGGCAAGTTTGTGGATTACATGACGAAAGAGCAGATCAAACAACTTTCTGATGAAGGAAATATTATTGGCAGCCATACTTACGATCATAAAAATTTCAAAAAATATGCAGGCAAAGATTGGGAAGAGCAATTAGACAAACCAACCAAAAAACTGGAAGAAATTACGGGTAAAAAGATGACAGAATTTGCCTACCCTTTTGGTTTATGGAACGCGGAAGGTATTCCTGAGCTTAAAAAACGTGGTTTTAGAATGGCTTATCAGTTATCGACCAAACGTGATGAAAAAGATCCGTTGTTCACCATCCGCAGGATTATAGCCAGCGGTTACTGGTCGCCAAAAACATTAAGCAACAGCATTAAAAACAGCTTTTAA
- a CDS encoding polysaccharide deacetylase family protein: MKSFLLYGAISILLLTSCQPSKASKEKAAENTTETVKIDSANAKPADNKTILARREVPVLCYHQIRNNIASDSKRAHDDIIAPDKFKEHMKMLADSGYHSILPDQLYNYLVYGAKLPEKPIMITFDDTDEDQFTIGNTTLKKYGFKGVYFIMTVSIGRKGRINYMTKEQIKQLSDEGNTIASHTYDHKNFAQFTDEDWTTQIDAPTKKLEEITGKKVEYFAYPYGVFKASTLHKLKEHGFKAAFILSTARDENYPLYTIRRIIDPGRYTTKNLYYSINKSFNKTKL, from the coding sequence ATGAAAAGTTTCTTGCTCTATGGTGCCATTTCTATACTACTTTTAACCTCTTGCCAGCCTTCTAAGGCTTCAAAAGAAAAAGCAGCTGAAAATACTACCGAAACGGTTAAAATAGATTCTGCAAATGCCAAACCTGCCGATAACAAAACTATTTTGGCGCGGAGAGAGGTGCCCGTTCTGTGTTACCATCAGATTAGAAACAACATTGCCAGCGATAGTAAAAGAGCTCACGACGATATTATTGCCCCTGATAAATTTAAGGAACACATGAAAATGTTGGCCGATAGCGGTTACCATTCTATTTTGCCCGATCAACTGTATAATTATTTGGTTTACGGTGCTAAATTACCCGAAAAGCCAATTATGATCACTTTTGATGATACAGACGAAGATCAATTTACCATTGGGAATACCACATTAAAAAAGTACGGTTTTAAAGGTGTTTATTTTATCATGACGGTATCAATCGGCAGAAAAGGGCGGATTAATTATATGACCAAAGAGCAGATTAAACAATTGTCTGACGAGGGAAATACGATTGCCAGCCATACCTACGATCATAAAAACTTTGCTCAGTTTACCGACGAAGACTGGACAACCCAAATTGATGCCCCAACTAAAAAACTGGAAGAAATTACTGGCAAAAAAGTGGAATACTTCGCCTATCCTTACGGTGTTTTTAAAGCTTCAACTTTACACAAGCTAAAAGAGCATGGCTTTAAAGCAGCATTTATACTTTCGACAGCGCGGGATGAAAATTACCCACTTTATACCATTAGGAGAATAATCGATCCAGGAAGATACACTACAAAAAACCTATATTATAGTATTAACAAGAGTTTTAATAAAACAAAATTATAG
- a CDS encoding DUF3298 and DUF4163 domain-containing protein: MKYSFLFCLLGLLIISACNNPKNGANTTETTNDSTANAKAQLTESFYKRLEGTIAGKKVVMHLQKVDDDVSGTYYYDGAWLNLSTDTLIGKDSIVLTEYSFYESYFTPDFKSPHLALKWNGNGFSGHWESGDKTKKYPIALTEKYPEGSYPFSAGIYKDSIKAFSDQPKSPTAEISFEYLESKSNDEYGNWLNSELKKISGVKSQVDRSIGFKNIAAAYFKDYKTQVAEQQKNGRDNDFQAWMNYTNNSQQSVNYNDNGYVVIDLLADAYTGGAHGNYSSTMFCLDVMNKKQLALNDIIKIDSNTLQSILERNLRKEYNIKAKDALSTILFDDFIKPNNNFYFNANGIAFMYNPYEVASYAQGQIVVFIPYSDLKTYLAPAFAERMGIK; encoded by the coding sequence ATGAAATATTCTTTTCTTTTTTGCCTTTTAGGATTACTGATCATATCTGCTTGTAACAACCCTAAAAATGGAGCCAATACCACTGAAACTACAAATGATAGTACGGCGAATGCAAAGGCCCAACTTACAGAAAGTTTTTACAAGAGATTGGAAGGTACCATCGCAGGCAAAAAAGTAGTGATGCATTTGCAAAAGGTTGATGATGATGTAAGTGGTACTTATTATTATGACGGCGCATGGCTTAACCTATCAACCGATACTTTAATCGGGAAAGATAGCATAGTACTTACTGAATATAGTTTTTATGAATCATATTTCACGCCTGATTTTAAATCGCCCCATTTAGCTTTAAAATGGAATGGAAATGGTTTCAGCGGCCATTGGGAAAGTGGCGATAAAACCAAAAAATACCCGATAGCCTTAACAGAAAAATATCCGGAGGGCAGCTATCCTTTCAGTGCCGGAATTTACAAAGACTCCATTAAGGCATTTTCCGATCAGCCAAAATCACCTACAGCAGAAATCAGTTTTGAATACCTGGAAAGCAAAAGTAATGATGAATACGGCAACTGGCTAAACTCAGAACTTAAAAAAATTTCAGGAGTAAAATCACAGGTCGATCGCTCAATCGGTTTCAAAAATATTGCAGCTGCCTATTTCAAAGACTATAAAACCCAGGTTGCCGAACAACAAAAAAATGGCCGCGACAATGATTTCCAGGCATGGATGAATTATACCAACAACAGTCAACAATCGGTTAATTATAACGATAATGGCTACGTAGTAATCGATTTGCTAGCTGATGCCTATACTGGCGGTGCACATGGCAATTATAGTAGCACCATGTTTTGTTTAGATGTGATGAACAAAAAACAATTGGCGCTAAACGATATCATAAAAATAGATTCGAATACCTTACAAAGCATTTTAGAACGCAATCTTCGTAAAGAATATAACATTAAAGCCAAAGATGCATTGAGCACCATTCTTTTTGATGACTTTATAAAACCAAATAACAACTTTTATTTCAATGCCAATGGTATCGCTTTTATGTATAATCCATACGAAGTAGCGAGTTATGCCCAAGGGCAGATTGTGGTATTTATTCCTTATTCGGATTTAAAGACTTATCTGGCACCGGCTTTTGCAGAGCGGATGGGAATTAAATAG
- a CDS encoding 3-oxoacyl-ACP synthase — protein MSALKSKLYQLCLTFIQNRIENIEYSLQQARQASNDDTKSSAGDKYETTREMMQQEMDRNSKLLYEAGQQKIALQQIENVESDRLVKNGSLVLTSEGNFYISISAGELNTDGQKFFAVSQVSPIGRFLIGKATGESFKFNGKDYIVKEIL, from the coding sequence ATGTCTGCATTAAAATCTAAACTTTACCAGCTTTGCTTAACTTTTATACAAAACAGGATAGAAAATATCGAATATTCGCTCCAGCAGGCCAGACAGGCATCAAACGATGATACGAAAAGCAGTGCGGGTGATAAATATGAGACCACACGCGAAATGATGCAGCAGGAGATGGACCGCAACAGTAAATTACTGTACGAAGCAGGCCAACAGAAAATTGCTTTACAGCAGATCGAAAATGTAGAATCAGACCGATTGGTTAAAAATGGGAGTTTAGTGCTCACTTCAGAAGGTAATTTTTACATCAGCATCAGTGCAGGTGAATTAAATACCGATGGACAGAAATTCTTCGCAGTATCACAGGTTTCGCCAATCGGGCGATTTTTGATTGGAAAAGCTACAGGCGAAAGTTTTAAGTTTAATGGGAAAGATTATATTGTGAAAGAAATATTATAA
- a CDS encoding DUF1801 domain-containing protein, whose product MLSPLENYFDQKDEPIKSCLQYLRSLLIGYADITEHWKYGMPFYYHKGKMFCYLWTHKKLHQPYIGFVDGNKIEHEDLLQEKRARMKILLVNHLQDIPKKKIESVLKQAFALRK is encoded by the coding sequence ATGCTAAGTCCGTTAGAGAACTATTTTGACCAAAAAGATGAGCCGATTAAAAGTTGCCTTCAATATTTAAGGTCGCTTTTAATCGGCTATGCTGATATCACCGAGCATTGGAAATACGGAATGCCTTTTTATTACCATAAAGGAAAAATGTTCTGTTATCTTTGGACGCACAAAAAACTCCATCAGCCTTACATTGGTTTTGTTGATGGAAATAAAATTGAACACGAAGATTTGTTGCAGGAGAAAAGAGCCAGAATGAAAATTTTATTGGTCAACCACCTTCAAGATATTCCTAAAAAGAAAATCGAATCTGTTTTAAAACAGGCTTTTGCCTTAAGGAAATAG